One genomic segment of Nocardia spumae includes these proteins:
- a CDS encoding phage holin family protein: MSVTNGGNGHDSGRNRTITSIPLSEVDTTANASVGDLVRDATEQMSTLVRAEVELAKAEVTGEIKKGLQGSVFFIGALTVLLFSSFFFFFFLAELLDVWLYRWAAFLIVFALMIVVVVLLGLLGYLKVRKLRAPAKTIESLKETRSVLPHGFGSHTDGAADKPTA; encoded by the coding sequence TTGAGCGTCACAAACGGCGGTAACGGGCACGATTCGGGCCGTAATCGGACCATCACCTCGATTCCGCTGTCCGAGGTCGATACCACCGCGAACGCCAGCGTGGGTGATCTGGTGCGCGACGCCACCGAGCAGATGTCGACACTGGTCCGCGCCGAGGTGGAACTGGCGAAAGCCGAGGTGACCGGCGAGATCAAGAAGGGGCTGCAGGGCAGCGTCTTCTTCATCGGCGCGCTGACGGTGCTGCTGTTCTCGTCGTTCTTCTTTTTCTTCTTCCTCGCCGAACTGCTGGATGTGTGGCTGTACCGGTGGGCGGCGTTCCTGATCGTCTTCGCGCTGATGATCGTCGTGGTCGTCCTGCTGGGCCTGCTGGGTTATCTGAAGGTACGCAAGCTGCGGGCGCCGGCGAAGACCATCGAATCACTGAAGGAGACCCGGTCGGTGCTGCCGCACGGCTTCGGATCGCACACCGACGGCGCGGCCGACAAGCCGACTGCCTGA
- a CDS encoding alpha/beta fold hydrolase: MSSNSLPDPSSVRFDGPWTHRDVHANGIRFHIAEGAGDDAGDPARPLVVLLHGFGDFWWSWRHQLTGLTEAGYRAVAVDLRGYGDSDKPPRGYDGWTLAGDIAGLVRALGHSDATLVGHAEGGLVCWATAVLHPRVVRSIALIASPHPVALKRAILRDRHQRAAYLPNFLRYQLPRYGEQLLTRQGGFEIERLVRDRVDPRWAGTAEFVDTVQRMRSAIRISGAAHCALEYQRWAFRSQWRPDGRRFLSSMREPVRVPTLILHGEFDRYMLESTVRGARRLSPDRRLVRIPDAGHFAHQENPEAVTAELAKLLGDPATAQRV, from the coding sequence GTGTCGTCGAATTCGCTTCCCGATCCGTCCAGCGTCCGTTTCGACGGACCGTGGACGCATCGCGATGTGCACGCCAACGGCATCCGCTTCCATATCGCCGAGGGCGCGGGGGACGATGCGGGTGATCCCGCGCGGCCCCTGGTGGTCCTGCTGCACGGCTTCGGCGATTTCTGGTGGTCGTGGCGGCATCAGCTGACCGGACTGACCGAGGCCGGTTACCGCGCGGTCGCCGTCGATCTGCGCGGTTACGGTGATTCCGACAAACCACCGCGCGGGTACGACGGCTGGACGCTGGCCGGAGATATCGCCGGACTCGTACGCGCGCTCGGGCACAGCGATGCCACGCTCGTCGGCCATGCCGAAGGCGGTCTGGTGTGCTGGGCCACCGCGGTGCTGCATCCACGGGTGGTGCGCTCGATCGCGCTGATCGCCTCCCCGCATCCGGTGGCATTGAAGCGGGCGATCCTGCGCGATCGGCACCAGCGCGCGGCCTATCTGCCGAATTTCCTGCGCTACCAGCTGCCGCGCTACGGCGAGCAGTTGCTCACGCGACAGGGAGGATTCGAAATCGAACGGCTGGTTCGCGATCGGGTCGATCCGCGCTGGGCGGGCACCGCGGAGTTCGTCGACACTGTGCAGCGCATGCGCTCGGCGATCCGGATCTCCGGTGCGGCCCACTGTGCGCTGGAATATCAGCGCTGGGCCTTCCGCAGCCAGTGGCGTCCCGACGGCCGCCGTTTTCTGTCCTCGATGCGGGAGCCGGTTCGCGTTCCGACCCTGATCCTGCACGGCGAATTCGACCGCTACATGCTCGAGTCGACCGTGCGCGGTGCGCGGCGGTTGTCACCGGATCGGCGCTTGGTGCGGATTCCGGATGCGGGGCATTTCGCGCATCAGGAGAATCCGGAGGCGGTCACCGCCGAACTGGCGAAGCTGCTGGGCGATCCGGCGACCGCCCAGCGCGTCTGA
- a CDS encoding MarP family serine protease, with the protein MSSSGWLDLAVIIIALLAASSGWRQGAVASALGFLGVVLGAVAGILIAPHILQHISEGRKRVLVGVVLIVALVVVGEVAGMVLGRAARSGMRHPFTRSVDSVVGAALQCVAVMVTAWLLALPLASSSQPGIAAAVNGSRVLADVNQVAPNWLRRVPNEFSKLLNTSGLPEVIGPFGRAPIAAVEPPDPSVLDTPVALNLQHSVLRINGVAPSCQRALEGSGFVVAPERIMTNAHVVAGTSTVQVDTARGRLDATVVLFDPSKDVAILAVPGLNAPVIPLAQGAGKSGESAIVLGYPGGGPYTASAARLRETLELTGPDIYKSSTVERQVYTVRGRVRAGNSGGPLVDTDGQVLGVVFGAAVTDDDTGYVLTLKEVESDLEAAENSTAPVGTGDCVLS; encoded by the coding sequence ATGAGTAGTTCCGGGTGGCTCGACCTCGCGGTCATCATCATCGCGCTGCTTGCTGCCTCCTCCGGCTGGCGGCAGGGCGCGGTAGCGTCGGCGCTCGGATTTCTCGGCGTGGTGCTCGGCGCGGTCGCCGGCATCCTGATCGCGCCGCACATCCTGCAGCACATCAGCGAGGGCCGGAAACGGGTGCTGGTCGGCGTGGTGCTGATCGTCGCCCTGGTGGTCGTGGGTGAGGTCGCGGGCATGGTGCTGGGCCGCGCCGCCCGTAGCGGTATGCGCCACCCCTTCACCCGCAGTGTCGACAGTGTCGTGGGCGCGGCGCTGCAGTGTGTCGCGGTGATGGTCACCGCGTGGCTGCTGGCCCTGCCGCTGGCCTCGTCCTCGCAGCCCGGTATCGCGGCGGCGGTCAACGGCTCGCGGGTACTGGCCGATGTCAATCAGGTCGCCCCGAACTGGTTGCGCCGGGTGCCCAACGAGTTCTCCAAACTGCTCAACACCTCGGGCCTGCCGGAGGTCATCGGGCCGTTCGGCCGCGCGCCGATCGCCGCGGTCGAGCCGCCGGATCCCAGCGTGCTCGATACGCCGGTCGCACTGAACCTGCAGCACAGCGTATTGCGGATCAACGGTGTCGCGCCCAGTTGCCAGCGGGCGCTGGAGGGCTCGGGCTTCGTGGTCGCGCCGGAGCGCATCATGACCAACGCCCACGTGGTCGCCGGTACCTCCACCGTGCAGGTGGACACCGCGCGGGGCCGGCTCGATGCCACGGTCGTGCTGTTCGATCCCTCCAAGGATGTCGCGATCCTGGCGGTGCCCGGACTCAACGCCCCGGTGATTCCGCTGGCACAGGGCGCGGGTAAATCCGGTGAGAGTGCCATCGTGCTCGGCTATCCGGGTGGCGGCCCCTACACCGCCAGCGCCGCCCGGCTACGCGAGACACTCGAACTGACCGGTCCCGACATCTACAAGAGCAGCACCGTCGAACGTCAGGTCTACACCGTTCGCGGCCGGGTCCGCGCCGGCAACTCCGGTGGCCCGCTGGTCGACACCGACGGGCAGGTACTCGGTGTGGTCTTCGGCGCGGCGGTCACCGATGACGACACCGGCTATGTCCTCACCCTGAAAGAGGTCGAGTCCGATCTGGAGGCCGCGGAGAATTCGACCGCACCGGTCGGCACGGGCGATTGCGTATTGAGCTGA
- a CDS encoding NUDIX hydrolase, whose translation MSGAEQVLIADDIPEWLRGVAEHEPADPRGVNQVIHRTAAALASAALRPREAAVLVLFGGSPDADPAARGGLPGDADVLLTQRAATLRQHRGQVAFPGGGVEPGDEGPIGTALREAREETGLEPGGVEPFAVLPKIFVPPSRFDVTPVVAYWRTPGEVRVVSETEAARVVRVPLADLIDPANRFVVRHPLGYMGPAFAVDGMLVWGFTAGVLAGLLAVSGWERDWDHHDVRDLQTSLAAVGMTL comes from the coding sequence GTGAGCGGTGCTGAACAGGTGCTGATCGCCGACGATATTCCGGAGTGGTTGCGCGGGGTGGCCGAACACGAGCCTGCCGATCCGAGGGGTGTCAATCAGGTCATCCACCGCACCGCCGCCGCTCTGGCCTCCGCCGCGCTGCGGCCCCGGGAGGCCGCGGTTCTCGTGTTGTTCGGCGGGTCGCCCGATGCCGATCCGGCGGCCCGCGGCGGCCTGCCCGGCGATGCCGATGTGCTGCTGACCCAGCGCGCCGCGACGCTGCGCCAGCATCGGGGCCAGGTGGCCTTCCCCGGCGGCGGAGTGGAACCGGGTGACGAGGGACCGATCGGTACCGCGCTGCGCGAGGCCCGAGAGGAGACCGGCCTCGAGCCCGGTGGGGTGGAACCGTTCGCGGTGCTGCCCAAGATCTTCGTCCCGCCCTCGCGGTTCGACGTGACGCCCGTGGTCGCCTACTGGCGGACTCCGGGGGAGGTCCGGGTGGTCAGTGAGACCGAGGCCGCTCGGGTGGTCCGGGTGCCGCTGGCGGACCTGATCGACCCGGCCAACCGGTTCGTCGTACGCCATCCGCTGGGGTATATGGGTCCCGCCTTCGCGGTGGATGGCATGCTCGTCTGGGGTTTCACCGCCGGTGTTCTCGCCGGCCTGCTCGCGGTATCGGGATGGGAGCGGGACTGGGATCACCACGATGTGCGTGATCTGCAGACTTCGCTCGCGGCAGTGGGGATGACGTTATGA
- a CDS encoding TlpA family protein disulfide reductase has product MPAAWRWAFVVLIAVVALAVAVWPRGEHSTPSVTATAVQGGPQAASDGQRAAAALAACPTGEPSTEPPAPASGPLAGITLECLADGRPMDLAAALAGRPALLNLWAYWCEPCARELPALQQYAARADAVPVLTVHSSPDEGKALARLRDLGVHLPGVQDGDGKVRAVLNVPPVLPISVLVRADGSIAKVLVQRPFESADDIAAAVTAGLGATS; this is encoded by the coding sequence ATACCCGCGGCATGGCGGTGGGCATTCGTAGTTCTGATCGCAGTGGTGGCCCTGGCGGTGGCTGTCTGGCCGCGTGGCGAGCACAGCACGCCGTCGGTGACGGCAACCGCGGTGCAGGGTGGCCCCCAGGCGGCCTCCGATGGCCAGCGCGCCGCCGCCGCCCTGGCCGCGTGCCCGACCGGGGAGCCGAGCACGGAACCGCCCGCCCCGGCCTCGGGACCGCTGGCCGGGATCACCCTCGAGTGCCTGGCTGACGGCCGGCCGATGGATCTGGCCGCGGCCTTGGCGGGCCGGCCGGCCCTGCTGAATCTGTGGGCCTACTGGTGTGAACCGTGCGCCCGCGAACTGCCGGCCCTGCAGCAGTACGCGGCCCGGGCCGATGCGGTGCCGGTGCTGACCGTGCACAGCAGCCCCGATGAGGGCAAGGCCCTGGCCCGCCTCCGCGATCTCGGTGTACACCTGCCCGGCGTGCAGGACGGCGACGGAAAGGTGCGCGCGGTGCTGAACGTCCCGCCGGTCCTCCCGATTTCGGTGCTCGTTCGCGCCGACGGATCGATCGCCAAGGTGCTGGTGCAGCGGCCGTTCGAATCCGCCGACGACATCGCCGCCGCGGTCACCGCGGGGCTGGGAGCCACCTCGTGA
- the nth gene encoding endonuclease III, whose translation MNRTLAVAFPDAHCELDFTTPLELAVATILSAQCTDVRVNQTTPALFARYRDAKGYAEADRTELEEYIRPTGFFRNKANSLIGLGQALLEQHDGVLPGTLAELVKLPGIGRKTANVILGNAFDVPGITVDTHFSRLVQRWQWTTADDPVKIEHAVGELIERKEWTMLSHRVIFHGRRVCHARKPACGVCILAKDCPSFGIGPTEPTTAAALVKGPEAEHLLELVGR comes from the coding sequence ATGAATCGGACACTGGCGGTTGCCTTTCCCGATGCGCACTGCGAACTGGATTTCACCACTCCACTCGAATTGGCCGTCGCCACAATCCTTTCCGCCCAGTGCACCGATGTCCGGGTAAATCAGACAACTCCGGCACTATTCGCGCGGTATCGCGATGCCAAGGGCTACGCCGAGGCCGACCGCACCGAACTCGAGGAATACATCCGGCCCACGGGATTTTTCCGCAACAAGGCGAATTCGCTCATCGGGCTGGGGCAGGCACTGCTGGAGCAGCACGACGGTGTGCTGCCGGGAACTCTGGCCGAATTGGTGAAGTTGCCCGGTATCGGTCGTAAGACCGCCAATGTCATCCTCGGCAACGCCTTCGATGTGCCGGGAATCACCGTCGATACGCACTTCTCCCGGCTCGTACAGCGCTGGCAGTGGACCACCGCCGACGATCCGGTCAAGATCGAGCACGCCGTCGGTGAGCTGATCGAACGCAAGGAATGGACGATGCTGTCGCACCGGGTGATCTTCCACGGTCGCCGGGTCTGTCATGCCCGGAAGCCGGCCTGCGGCGTCTGCATTCTGGCCAAGGACTGTCCGTCGTTCGGCATCGGTCCCACCGAGCCGACGACGGCCGCCGCGCTGGTGAAGGGGCCGGAGGCCGAGCATCTGCTCGAATTGGTGGGCCGGTGA
- a CDS encoding Crp/Fnr family transcriptional regulator, with amino-acid sequence MDEALARAGIFQGVEPTAVAALAKQLQPVDFPRGHVIFNEGEPGDRLYIITSGKVKIGRRSPDGRENLLTIMGPSDMFGELSIFDPGPRTSTATTVTEVRAVTMDRDALKAWIDQRPEIAEQLLRVLARRLRRTNNNLADLIFTDVPGRVAKALLQLAQRFGTQEAGALRVTHDLTQEEIAQLVGASRETVNKALADFAHRGWLRLEGKSVLISDSERLARRAR; translated from the coding sequence GTGGACGAGGCCCTCGCCAGAGCAGGCATCTTCCAAGGCGTCGAGCCCACCGCGGTGGCTGCTCTCGCCAAACAGCTTCAGCCCGTGGATTTCCCCCGCGGCCATGTCATCTTCAATGAGGGCGAGCCCGGCGATCGGCTGTACATCATCACATCGGGCAAGGTGAAGATCGGCCGTCGGTCCCCGGACGGGCGCGAGAATCTGCTGACCATCATGGGTCCGTCGGATATGTTCGGCGAGCTGTCGATCTTCGACCCGGGTCCGCGTACGTCCACGGCCACCACGGTGACCGAGGTGCGGGCGGTGACCATGGATCGCGATGCGCTGAAGGCGTGGATCGATCAGCGCCCGGAGATCGCCGAACAGTTGCTGCGGGTGCTCGCCCGCCGCTTGCGGCGCACCAACAACAACCTGGCCGATCTGATCTTCACCGACGTCCCCGGCCGTGTCGCCAAGGCGCTGCTGCAACTCGCACAGCGGTTCGGCACACAGGAGGCGGGTGCGCTCCGGGTGACGCACGACCTCACTCAGGAGGAGATCGCCCAGCTGGTCGGCGCCTCGCGCGAGACGGTGAACAAGGCCCTGGCCGACTTCGCCCATCGCGGTTGGCTCCGGCTCGAGGGCAAGAGCGTCCTGATCTCCGATTCGGAGCGTCTGGCTCGCCGAGCGCGGTAG
- a CDS encoding MBL fold metallo-hydrolase, protein MTPSHPAYGQLRPVTETASVLLADNPNQMTLEGTNTWILRVPGRSDCVVIDPGPKDKAHSEAIARETGGNIALTLITHHHHDHTGGIERLVKLTGTPVRAMDPGYVSGSSDPLADGEIVEAAGLRLTVIGTPGHTRDSVSVLLDDAIVTGDTVLGSGTTVLESRDDALGDYLASLDRLAELAPGRALLPAHGPDHPQAEPVINYYIQHRQQRLEQVRAALRELGADASPMKVVARVYADVDKRLWPAARSSVQAQLAYLRGRN, encoded by the coding sequence ATGACTCCGAGTCATCCCGCGTACGGGCAGCTGCGACCGGTCACCGAGACCGCGTCGGTACTGCTGGCCGACAATCCGAACCAGATGACGCTCGAGGGCACCAACACCTGGATTCTGCGTGTCCCGGGTCGATCCGACTGCGTGGTGATCGATCCGGGGCCGAAGGACAAGGCACACAGTGAGGCGATCGCCAGGGAGACGGGCGGAAATATCGCGCTGACGCTGATCACCCACCACCATCACGACCACACCGGTGGTATCGAACGGCTGGTGAAACTCACCGGAACGCCGGTGCGGGCGATGGACCCCGGATATGTGTCCGGCTCCTCGGATCCGCTGGCCGACGGTGAGATCGTGGAGGCCGCCGGATTACGTCTCACCGTGATCGGCACACCGGGCCATACCCGGGATTCGGTGAGTGTCCTGCTCGACGACGCGATCGTCACCGGCGACACCGTGCTCGGCAGCGGCACCACCGTCCTGGAATCGCGCGACGACGCCCTCGGCGACTATCTCGCCTCCCTGGACCGGCTCGCCGAGCTGGCCCCGGGCCGTGCCCTGCTACCGGCACACGGCCCCGATCACCCCCAGGCCGAACCGGTGATCAACTACTACATCCAGCACCGGCAGCAGCGCTTGGAGCAGGTCCGGGCAGCACTGCGCGAGCTGGGCGCGGACGCGTCGCCGATGAAGGTCGTGGCCCGCGTCTACGCCGATGTGGACAAACGACTGTGGCCGGCCGCGCGCAGTTCGGTCCAGGCGCAGCTGGCCTACCTGCGGGGCCGGAACTAG
- a CDS encoding RidA family protein codes for MTAGTGWRANLDRLGLTLPPVAAPAGAYIPAIRSGSMVYTAGQLPFVDGALSATGKVGADVGIEEAARAAGLCALNALAAVHDLVGLDAVVQIVKVVGFVASAPGFTDQPLVINGASELLGEVFGTAGVHARSAVGVAELPKGTPVEVELIAEIRG; via the coding sequence GTGACGGCGGGCACCGGCTGGCGCGCCAATCTCGACCGGCTCGGGCTGACCCTGCCGCCGGTCGCGGCTCCGGCGGGCGCCTACATTCCGGCGATCCGTTCCGGTTCGATGGTCTACACCGCCGGTCAGTTGCCGTTCGTGGACGGTGCGCTGTCGGCGACCGGCAAGGTCGGCGCGGACGTGGGAATCGAGGAGGCCGCGCGGGCCGCCGGACTGTGCGCGCTGAACGCGCTGGCCGCCGTGCACGATCTGGTCGGCCTCGACGCGGTGGTGCAGATCGTCAAGGTGGTCGGCTTCGTCGCCTCCGCACCGGGTTTCACCGATCAGCCACTGGTGATCAACGGCGCGTCCGAGCTGCTGGGCGAGGTTTTCGGCACCGCCGGGGTGCACGCGCGCTCGGCGGTCGGGGTCGCCGAGCTGCCGAAGGGAACTCCGGTCGAGGTCGAGCTCATCGCCGAGATTCGGGGTTGA
- a CDS encoding DUF4177 domain-containing protein: MSDVTVWEYATVPLLTHATKQILDQWGADGWELVTVLPGPTGEQHVAYLKRPKQ; the protein is encoded by the coding sequence ATGAGCGATGTGACGGTCTGGGAATACGCGACGGTGCCGCTGTTGACGCATGCGACCAAACAGATTCTGGATCAGTGGGGTGCCGACGGCTGGGAGCTGGTCACGGTGCTGCCGGGGCCGACCGGCGAACAGCACGTGGCATACCTGAAGCGGCCCAAGCAGTGA
- a CDS encoding ArsA-related P-loop ATPase, translated as MGVPTAVPVSQEPGLKLGWPDRADKARLHYVSGKGGTGKSTVAGALALALAAGGRRVLLVEVEGRQSIAQLFDLPPLPPTETKIATADGGGEVMALALDIEHAFLEYLDMFYNLGFAGRAMRRMGAIEFVTTIAPGLRDVILTGKIKECAVRTDRSGRTVYDEIVIDAPPTGRIAGFLDVTKAMAEVAKGGPIAGQAEGVAALLHSEQTIVHLVTLLEALPVQETADAIAELTESDFRIGTVIVNRATEGFLPAPVRARVANGELDPATVRAGLAEAGITLDDNDFQGLIREAVEHSATLQAQDDSSAELAKVDISRLYLPALPDGMDLGGLYELAEHLSAQGVR; from the coding sequence GTGGGAGTACCGACAGCAGTACCCGTTTCGCAAGAGCCGGGACTGAAATTAGGGTGGCCGGACCGGGCCGACAAAGCGCGGCTGCATTATGTGTCCGGCAAGGGTGGGACCGGAAAATCTACGGTCGCAGGCGCTTTGGCGCTCGCTTTGGCCGCCGGTGGCCGCCGGGTACTGCTGGTCGAGGTGGAGGGCCGCCAGTCGATTGCCCAATTGTTCGATCTGCCCCCGCTGCCGCCCACCGAAACCAAGATCGCGACCGCCGACGGCGGCGGCGAGGTGATGGCGCTGGCGCTCGATATCGAGCACGCCTTCCTCGAGTATCTCGACATGTTCTACAACCTCGGCTTCGCGGGCCGGGCGATGCGCCGGATGGGTGCCATCGAATTCGTCACCACGATCGCGCCGGGTCTGCGAGATGTGATCCTCACCGGCAAGATCAAGGAATGCGCGGTCCGCACCGATAGATCCGGGCGCACCGTCTACGACGAGATCGTGATCGACGCGCCGCCGACCGGCCGGATCGCCGGATTTCTCGACGTCACCAAGGCCATGGCCGAGGTCGCCAAGGGCGGCCCCATCGCGGGCCAGGCCGAGGGGGTGGCCGCGCTGCTGCATTCCGAGCAGACCATCGTCCATCTGGTGACCCTGCTCGAGGCGCTGCCGGTCCAGGAGACCGCGGACGCGATCGCGGAATTGACCGAATCCGACTTCCGCATCGGAACCGTCATCGTCAACCGCGCCACCGAGGGATTCCTCCCCGCCCCCGTGCGCGCCCGGGTCGCCAACGGCGAGCTGGATCCGGCCACGGTCCGCGCCGGCCTGGCCGAGGCCGGGATCACCCTGGACGACAACGACTTCCAGGGCCTGATCCGGGAAGCGGTGGAGCATTCGGCCACCCTGCAGGCACAGGACGACAGCTCCGCGGAACTGGCGAAGGTCGATATCAGCAGGCTGTATCTGCCCGCCCTGCCCGACGGAATGGATCTGGGCGGGCTGTACGAATTGGCCGAACATCTGAGCGCGCAGGGAGTCCGCTGA
- a CDS encoding ArsA family ATPase, translated as MSHPSALVPPATPELDIEAIIADPTARVVVCCGSGGVGKTTTAAALALRAAEQGRKVVVLTIDPARRLAQSLGVSDLGNAPQRVQLPETARGELFAMMLNMRRTFDEMVLEHTSPDKAEQIFANPFYQTVASSFGGTQEYMAMEKLGQLVAKRDWDLVVVDTPPSRNALDFLDAPKRLGNFLNGRMIRVIMAPGRGVGRFVTGAMSLAVRGVSTIVGGQMLKDASLFLQSLESMFGGFQDRAERTYAMLSRPGTHFLVVAAAEPDALREASFFVDRLSTDKMPLAGLVLNRTHPVLCALSPAQATAGADRLSAGAGSGADGTAAETTAADAATDPATLTADILRIHAHRAVTAQREQHLLHRFTGAHPRVPIVTVTALPYEVSDLDALRAVGDQLAGSPA; from the coding sequence ATGAGTCATCCGAGCGCGCTGGTTCCTCCCGCCACCCCGGAACTGGATATCGAGGCGATCATCGCCGATCCGACGGCCCGGGTCGTGGTGTGCTGCGGCTCCGGCGGGGTCGGTAAGACCACCACCGCGGCGGCACTCGCACTGCGCGCGGCCGAACAGGGCCGCAAGGTCGTCGTACTCACCATCGATCCAGCGCGGCGGCTGGCGCAGTCGCTCGGGGTCAGCGACCTCGGCAACGCCCCGCAACGGGTGCAACTGCCCGAGACGGCCAGGGGCGAACTGTTCGCCATGATGCTGAACATGCGGCGCACCTTCGACGAGATGGTGCTCGAGCACACCAGCCCGGACAAGGCCGAGCAGATCTTCGCCAACCCCTTCTATCAAACGGTCGCCTCGTCCTTCGGTGGAACACAGGAGTACATGGCGATGGAGAAACTGGGGCAACTGGTCGCCAAGCGGGACTGGGATCTGGTCGTCGTGGACACGCCCCCGTCGCGCAATGCGCTGGATTTCCTCGACGCGCCCAAACGGCTGGGCAATTTTCTCAACGGCCGGATGATCCGGGTCATCATGGCGCCCGGGCGCGGTGTCGGCCGCTTCGTGACGGGCGCGATGAGCCTGGCCGTGCGCGGGGTGTCGACGATCGTGGGCGGGCAGATGCTCAAGGACGCCTCGCTGTTCCTGCAGTCACTGGAATCGATGTTCGGCGGCTTCCAGGACCGCGCTGAGCGCACGTACGCCATGCTCTCGCGGCCCGGCACCCATTTCCTCGTGGTCGCGGCCGCGGAGCCGGATGCGCTGCGGGAGGCGTCGTTCTTCGTGGATCGACTGTCCACGGACAAGATGCCGCTGGCCGGGCTGGTGCTCAATCGCACCCATCCGGTGCTGTGCGCGCTGTCGCCGGCCCAGGCGACCGCCGGTGCGGACCGGCTCAGCGCCGGGGCGGGCAGTGGTGCCGACGGCACCGCGGCGGAGACCACCGCGGCCGACGCCGCCACCGACCCCGCGACCCTGACCGCCGATATCCTGCGTATCCACGCCCATCGCGCGGTCACCGCCCAACGCGAACAGCATCTTCTGCACCGCTTCACCGGCGCTCATCCGCGGGTCCCGATCGTCACGGTCACCGCATTGCCGTACGAAGTATCCGATCTGGACGCGTTGCGCGCGGTCGGCGACCAACTCGCCGGATCTCCCGCCTGA
- a CDS encoding WhiB family transcriptional regulator: MHMTTPIARLDVEQAEARIAWVSQARCKEVDPDQLFVRGAAQRKAATICRHCPVLMECGADALDNRVEFGVWGGMTERQRRALLKQHPEVTSWAEFFRLQRQQKVAM; encoded by the coding sequence ATGCACATGACTACCCCCATCGCTCGATTGGACGTGGAGCAGGCCGAAGCGAGAATCGCCTGGGTGTCCCAGGCCCGATGCAAGGAAGTGGATCCCGACCAGTTGTTCGTCCGTGGTGCCGCCCAGCGCAAGGCGGCCACCATCTGCCGGCATTGCCCAGTGCTCATGGAGTGCGGTGCCGACGCCTTGGACAATCGGGTGGAATTCGGTGTGTGGGGCGGGATGACCGAGCGGCAGCGGCGTGCGCTGCTCAAGCAGCATCCCGAGGTGACCTCCTGGGCGGAGTTCTTCCGCCTGCAGCGTCAGCAGAAGGTCGCGATGTAG